A genomic stretch from Bos javanicus breed banteng chromosome 3, ARS-OSU_banteng_1.0, whole genome shotgun sequence includes:
- the LOC133238847 gene encoding T-cell surface glycoprotein CD1a-like, producing the protein MLFLQLPLLLALLVGGDNEQNKNSIPESFQEPISFEITCVLSFHNSSWVQSLGSGWLGELQTHGWKSSSGTFIYLWPWSKGNFSNEELMELQNYLHTNFVRFVQAFYSHARKWQFEYPFEVQIAKGCELHAGEVPVGFMRIAYQGSDFLSFQNKSWVSSPEGGKRAQVLRRLFNLFRGGQEIIHKLLSDTCPRFLLGLLDAGKAYLQRQVRPEAWLSLGPSPGPGQLTLVCHISGFYPKPIWVMWMRGEQEQQSTQRSHVLPNPDGTSYLRVSLDVEASEASGLSCRVRHSSLGGQDIILYWDHHSSVGWIALAVIVTLVLMAGLAFWLWKHWTHRESPSSVLPLE; encoded by the exons ATGCTATTTCTGCAACTTCCATTGCTCCTGGCTCTCCTCGTGGGTGGAGACAATGAACAGAATAAGAATTCTATTCCAGAaa GCTTTCAGGAGCCCATTTCCTTCGAAATCACCTGTGTCCTATCCTTTCACAACAGTTCTTGGGTGCAAAGTCTGGGCTCAGGCTGGTTGGGTGAGTTGCAGACTCATGGCTGGAAGAGCAGCTCTGGCACTTTTATTTACCTGTGGCCTTGGTCCAAGGGCAACTTCAGCAATGAAGAGTTGATGGAACTGCAAAATTATTTGCACACGAACTTCGTTAGATTTGTTCAGGCATTTTACAGCCATGCCAGAAAATGGCAATTTGAAT ATCCCTTTGAGGTACAGATAGCAAAAGGCTGTGAGCTGCATGCTGGGGAAGTCCCAGTAGGCTTTATGCGGATTGCTTATCAAGGATCAGACTTCTTGAGCTTTCAGAACAAGTCATGGGTGTCCTCTCCAGAGGGTGGAAAGAGGGCTCAAGTCCTCAGAAGACTATTCAATTTGTTCCGAGGAGGCCAGGAAATAATACACAAGCTGCTCAGTGATACCTGCCCACGTTTCCTCTTGGGTCTTCTTGATGCCGGGAAGGCATATCTCCAGAGACAAG TACGACCAGAGGCCTGGCTCTCCCTTGGCCCCAGTCCTGGCCCTGGACAACTGACGCTGGTTTGTCACATCTCTGGCTTCTACCCAAAGCCTATTTGGGTGATGTGGATGCGGGGTGAACAGGAGCAACAGAGCACTCAGAGAAGTCACGTATTACCTAACCCTGATGGGACATCATATCTTCGGGTTTCCTTGGATGTGGAAGCCAGTGAGGCATCTGGCCTGAGTTGCCGGGTGAGGCACAGCAGTCTAGGAGGCCAGGACATCATCCTCTACTGGG ATCATCACAGCTCCGTGGGCTGGATCGCCTTGGCAGTGATTGTGACCCTGGTGCTCATGGCAGGTCTTGCATTTTGGCTTTGGAAGCACTG GACACACCGTGAATCCCCAAGCTCTGTTCTCCCTTTGGAATGA